From the genome of Miscanthus floridulus cultivar M001 chromosome 10, ASM1932011v1, whole genome shotgun sequence, one region includes:
- the LOC136488513 gene encoding glycine-rich cell wall structural protein-like, whose protein sequence is MGGGRGGRGRRRARLWARPADGAGAGSCRGGARPTAGGGVQSVTRVGEAGGGRGELPGRGVAGGWGRGAARDGVGTAGGRGELPGRGVVGGWGRGAVGDGGGHGGRGRWKARERGAAGVGRGWRQGWARRAGAGSYRGGARPAVGGGARPETGVGVAGTVASEAGGWRRCGRGGRWARGAAGEGRGRRLGARQRPVTRVGAAGAVAGEAGGGRGRGCGRRRAQGTTGEGRGWWLGAGHDRRWGWARRAGAGSCRGGGAADGWGRGAVGDGGGNGGRGR, encoded by the coding sequence ATGGGGGGTGGGCGCGGCGGGCGTGGCCGGCGACGGGCACGGTTGTGGGCGAGGCCGGcggacggcgcgggcgcggggagcTGCCGGGGCGGGGCGCGGCCGACGGCTGGGGGCGGGGTGCAGTCGGtgacgcgggtgggcgaggccggCGGAGGGCGCGGGGAACTGCCGGGGAGGGGCGTGGCCGGTGGCTGGGGGCGGGGCGCAGCCAGAGATGGGGTGGGCACGGCGGGCGGGCGCGGGGAGCTGCCGGGGAGGGGCGTGGTCGGCGGCTGGGGGCGGGGCGCGGTCGGAGACGGGGGTGGGCACGGCGGGCGAGGCCGGTGGAAGGCGCGGGAGCGGGGAGCTGCCGGGGTGGGGCGTGGCTGGAGACAGGGGTGGGCGCGGCGGGCGGGCGCGGGGAGCTACCGGGGAGGGGCGCGGCCGGCGGTTGGGGGCGGGGCGCGGCCGGAGACGGGGGTGGGCGTGGCGGGCACGGTCGCCAGCGAGGCTGGCGGATGGCGCCGGTGCGGTCGCGGCGGGCGGTGGGCGCGTGGAGCTGCTGGGGAGGGGCGCGGCCGGCGGCTGGGGGCAAGGCAACGGCCGGTGACGCGGgtgggcgcggcgggcgcggtcGCGGGCGAGGCCGGTGGAGGGCGCGGGCGTGGGTGCGGCCGGCGGCGGGCACAGGGAACTACCGGGGAGGGGCGTGGCTGGTGGCTGGGGGCGGGGCACGACCGGAGATGGGGGTGGGCAAGGCGGGCGGGCGCGGGGAGCTGCCGGGGAGGGGGCGCGGCCGACGGCTGGGGGCGGGGCGCGGTCGGAGACGGGGGAGGGAACGGCGGGCGCGGCCGGTGA
- the LOC136488514 gene encoding vegetative cell wall protein gp1-like, which yields MVSSGAPRPQPPAAPRPWQLPAPAHADIRGPQSRPAPSRTPFSVAPAPSHRPCPSPDSSPRPTAVPRPPAAGRAPPRQLSHARRRPLPAPSAIALARDRDRRVHPRLPDAPLPGSSPRPPAAPTAVSGAPRPQHLSRPPQQLHVPALPRPPPSPARPAPSRSRRPRPGGSSPCPPQLARAIRRPRP from the coding sequence ATGGTCTCGTCCGGCGCACCCCGCCCCCAGCCACCGGCTGCGCCCCGCCCCTGGCAGCTCCCCGCGCCCGCGCACGCGGACATCCGCGGCCCTCAATCGCGACCTGCTCCGTCGCGCACACCCTTCTCTGTGGCGCCTGCCCCTAGCCACCGGCCGTGCCCCTCCCCGGACAGCTCACCGCGCCCGACCGCCGTGCCCCGCCCCCCAGCCGCCGGCCGCGCCCCTCCCCGACAGCTTTCCCACGCCCGCCGCCGGCCGCTGCCCGCGCCATCCGCCATAGCTCTCGCCCGCGACCGCGACCGCCGCGTCCACCCCCGACTCCCGGACGCGCCCCTCCCCGGCAGCTCCCCGCGCCCGCCCGCTGCGCCCACCGCCGTGTCTGGCGCGCCCCGCCCCCAGCACCTGTCGCGCCCTCCCCAGCAGCTCCACGTGCCCGCCCTGCCGCGCCCACCCCCGTCTCCGGCGCGCCCCGCCCCCAGCCGCAGCCGCCGGCCCCGCCCAGGTGGTAGCTCCCCGTGCCCGCCGCAGCTAGCCCGCGCCATCCGCCGGCCTCGCCCATGA
- the LOC136488512 gene encoding uncharacterized protein: MAFLYTDILNKPPARSPAPTPAAAAAPPSRRRTHHRRLPAPSTGLARDRGPLGGSARRAHHQSPPRPRPPAAPTPGQLPDARRRAQPASPAAPPPPAPARPPPPGSSPRPRPRLSDGLTRDRGPSRPTPFSEWRPAPSTGRAPSPGSLTEPTTTLPQPPAARPRHPPLGSIPTAPPPARPRHPPASPADRARRVHPDSGRAPLPGSSPRRPPAPTAVSSRAPAPSHLSRPPQQLPAPACRRPPPSPAAPRPQPPAAPRPQPTAPLPSSSPRHPPASPATVPATPTPVSGRAPPQPPAVPLPGSSPRPPAAPAPVSGRAPPWQLPAPVPSTGLARDRARHRPRPPCPPPSPTAPRPQPSAAPPPWQLPAPARLAHPHLRSCPAPSHQPRPSPAAPRPQPPATPLPGSSLCPPPAAPTPAPSPASPATAPAAPTRVTGRTLPPAAGRAPPQQLHAPTARRDRARAIRRPRWRPCPPRPPPSPAAPRPQPPVAPLPGSSLRLPAAPTPVTGRAPPRQLPAPTPSTGLARRAHPCLRPRPAPSRRPRPSLAAPRACPPCPPPSPAAPHPQPPATPLLGSSPRPRPPPTLPTRVTGYAPPPAVDRALPR, from the exons ATGGCGTTCCTATACACTGATATTTTGAACAAA CCACCcgcccgctcccccgcgcccaccccagccgccgccgccgcgccacccAGCCGCCGCCGCACCCACCACCGCCGCTTGCCCGCGCCATCCACCGGCCTCGCCCGCGACCGCGGCCCGCTCGGTGGCAGCGCCCGCCGCGCCCACCACCAGTCTCCGCCGCGCCCTCGCCCCCCAGCCGCGCCCACCCCCGGGCAGCTCCCCGACGCCCGCCGCCGCGCGCAACCCGCGTCTCCGGCCGCGCCCCCGCCCCCAGCACCGGCGCGGCCGCCCCCGCCCGGCAgctccccgcgcccgcgcccgcgcctatCAGACGGCCTCACTCGCGACCGAGGCCCGTCGCGGCCCACACCCTTCTCTGAGTGGCGCCCTGCCCCTAGCACCGGCCGTGCCCCTTCCCCCGGCAGCCTCACCGAGCCCACCACGACGTTGCCACAGCCCCCAGCCGCACGGCCGCGACACCCTCCCCTGGGCAGCATCCCAACGGCCCCGCCGCCGGCGCGCCCGCGCCATCCGCCAGCCTCACCCGCGGACCGCGCCCGCCGCGTCCACCCCGACTCCGGCCGCGCCCCCCTCCCCGGCAGCTCCCCGCGCCGCCCGCCTGCGCCCACCGCCGTGTCTAGCCGCGCCCCCGCCCCCAGCCACCTGTCGCGCCCTCCCCAGCAGCTCCCCGCGCCCGCCTGCCGCCGCCCACCCCCGTCTCCGGCAGCGCCCCGCCCCCAGCCGCCAGCCGCGCCCCGCCCG CAGCCGACCGCGCCCCTCCCCAGCAGCTCCCCGCGCCATCCGCCGGCCTCACCCGCGACCGTGCCCGCTACGCCCACCCCCGTCTCTGGCCGCGCCCCGCCCCAGCCGCCGGCCGTGCCCCTCCCCGGCAGCTCCCCGCgcccgcccgccgcgcccgccccCGTCTCCGGCCGCGCCCCGCCCTGGCAGCTCCCCGCTCCCGTGCCTTCCACCGGCCTCGCCCGCGACCGCGCCCGTCACCGGCCGCGCCCGCCGTGCCCTCCCCCGTCTCCGACCGCGCCCCGCCCCCAGCCGTCGGCCGCGCCCCCTCCCTGGCAGCTCCCCGCGCCCGCCCGCCTTGCCCACCCCCATCTCCGGTCGTGCCCCGCCCCCAGCCACCAGCCACGCCCCTCCCCGGCAGCTCCCCGCCCCCAGCCACCAGCCACGCCCCTCCCCGGCAGTTCCCTGTGCCCGCCGCcggccgcgcccacgcccgcgccctccCCGGCCTCGCCCGCgaccgcgcccgccgcgcccacCCGCGTCACCGGCCGTACCTTGCCCCCAGCCGCCGGCCGCGCCCCTCCCCAACAGCTCCACGCGCCCACCGCCCGCCGCGACCGCGCCCGCGCCATCCGCCGGCCTCGCTGGCGACCGTGCCCGCCACGCCCACCCCCGTCTCCGGCCGCGCCCCGCCCCCAGCCGCCGGTCGCGCCCCTCCCCGGCAGCTCCCTGCGCCTGCCCGCCGCGCCCACCCCCGTCACCGGCCGCGCCCCGCCTCGGCAGCTCCCCGCTCCCACGCCTTCCACCGGCCTCGCCCGCCGTGCCCACCCCTGTCTCCGACCGCGCCCCGCCCCCAGCCGCCGGCCGCGCCCCTCCCTGGCAGCTCCCCGCGCCTGCCCGCCGTGCCCACCCCCATCTCCGGCCGCGCCCCACCCCCAGCCACCGGCCACACCCCTCCTCGGCAGTTCCCCGCGCCCACGCCCTCCGCCGACCTTGCCCACCCGCGTCACCGGCTACGCCCCGCCCCCAGCCGTCGACCGCGCCCTGCCCCGGTAG